One stretch of Zingiber officinale cultivar Zhangliang chromosome 6B, Zo_v1.1, whole genome shotgun sequence DNA includes these proteins:
- the LOC121989029 gene encoding ATP-dependent DNA helicase SRS2-like protein At4g25120 isoform X1, whose protein sequence is MEGAGENNRQVAVNCRLAEQGGSLAFRANKPFLVASKRSRHGLSPSPPSSSSKCRQRVPLSDITNGCLTPSSGTMIPWKERLDSVVSPAKSILDEDLDEAFLLEVDAICEKRSTVKKERLGEEVVENKGRVVGGYKDSGSCRQGGLFEDADDESLKLHKYWDYWKNLNDAQREAACSDTSVPLMIVAGPGSGKTSTMVGRVLTLLKEGIDPSNILAMTFTIAAASEMRDRIGIVAGKAVAKEIEISTFHSFCLQLCRKHAEKLGRTPDFLIYGPGQQRRAIIEALRLIMTRQKNASETVIQKLEEVHGTDIANSLKEKSKKWLKFVAQAKASGRTAEDCGINGDETGALILENYDKILASCNALDYHDFISSSVKLLTDFPEVYNECLNTWKAIVIDEFQDTSSMQYCLLKILASHNRVTIVGDEDQSIFSFNGADACGFDSFRRDFPTVKEVRLKKNYRSTKCIVEAASSLIQNNNKRCCIKQIETDNSCGSKVTIKECHNEDAQCAFVIDKILEMTSHDSNADVSFGNVAILYRRQVSGKAFQACLRDRKIPFNTHGVAFYRKKVIKAIMALLRTTLPDCDDGPFRLAFKALFPGDNEEKKLVVDYVERISSARKCSFLAAAKDIFHAKVSGTFKRYQLTQGRKVLFSLDMISTLVRRESSISMVISSAANMLPQKYLLEKRAIVDAEGGKFLNEDNDLRSVVQYLMDDVSDFLSMHFTNSEDQNISKEEGCRSILKSFIDFITLRETENFRSRRQENKNSVTLTTIHQSKGLEWDVVFIVKLLVLCSGNWTYKDIFKLGVYIANDNEIPLLHEYNGVHQGATTLEEERRLLYVAMTRARKKLYIVYVIMDSSWQLLQPSRFLNEIPDRLLETQSEAVSRDLVISNKIISNSMGLETSDEKVHGDVKKIDDISSCFKGITDIALNNSFLKRFNMEDRSIVSFLFHQWGKRPAFQHPSRLVDKISFVIDERLRNKTYKHKDVMRILKSCLKDDDAISYAQYVIKWEQIPAGLRVHLNREKQEHFQKQRIENSMGSSKATPKQIAYLHSLGCTISPSSRLHASRLIEQYKSL, encoded by the exons ATGGAGGGCGCCGGCGAAAACAATCGCCAAGTCGCCGTCAACTGCAGATTGGCCGAGCAAGGCGGTTCGCTCGCCTTCCGTGCGAACAAACCCTTCCTCGTCGCTAGCAAGAGATCCCGCCATGGACTCTCCCCTTCgcctccctcttcctcctccaa ATGCCGCCAAAGGGTTCCGCTTTCTGACATTACAAACGGCTGCTTGACTCCGTCTTCCGGAACCATGATACCTTGGAAAGAACGTCTGGATTCCGTTGTATCTCCAGCAAAAAGCATTCTTGATGAGGATCTTGACGAGGCGTTTCTCCTCGAGGTGGACGCCATATGTGAAAAGAGGTCAACAGTGAAGAAGGAAAGGTTAGGCGAGGAGGTGGTGGAAAATAAGGGACGTGTAGTGGGCGGATATAAGGACTCGGGTTCATGTAGGCAGGGGGGTTTATTCGAGGACGCTGATGATGAGTCTTTGAAGCTGCATAAGTACTGGGATTATTGGAAAAATCTTAATGATGCGCAGAGGGAAGCTGCCTGCAGTGACACTTCAGTCCCATTGATGATTGTTGCTGGCCCAGGAAGTGGAAAG ACATCCACAATGGTTGGGCGCGTGCTGACACTGCTCAAAGAG GGAATTGATCCATCCAACATCCTAGCAATGACTTTCACAATTGCTGCTGCATCAGAGATGAGGGATCGAATTGGAATAGTAGCTGGAAAAGCAGTTGCAAAAGAAATTGAAATCAGCACATTTCACTCATTTTGTTTGCAGCTTTGCAGGAAACATGCAGAAAA ATTGGGACGTACACCTGACTTCCTAATATATGGACCTGGGCAACAAAGACGGGCTATCATTGAGGCATTGCGTTTGATAATGACTCGCCAAAAAAATGCATCAGAAACAGTAATCCAGAAGCTTGAAGAAGTTCATGGTACTGATATTGCTAACTCTTTgaaggaaaagtccaagaagtGGCTAAAGTTTGTTGCACAG GCTAAGGCCTCTGGCAGAACAGCTGAAGACTGTGGTATAAATGGTGATGAAACTGGT GCTTTGATCCTTGAAAACTATGACAAGATTCTTGCCTCTTGCAATGCTTTGGATTATCATGATTTCATTAGCTCATCTGTGAAGTTACTTACTGATTTCCCTGAAG TTTACAATGAGTGTTTGAACACTTGGAAGGCAATTGTTATAGATGAATTTCAGGATACAAGTTCAATGCAGTATTGCCTTTTAAAGATTTTAGCTTCTCATAATCGTGTAACAATTGTTGGCGATGAAGATCAG TCCATATTCAGTTTTAATGGTGCTGATGCTTGTGGTTTTGACTCCTTTCGAAGAGACTTTCCTACTGTCAAAGAG GTTAGATTAAAGAAGAATTATCGCTCTACCAAATGCATTGTTGAGGCAGCTTCTTCTCTCATACAGAACAATAATAAACGTTGCTGTATTAAACAAATTGAGACTGATAATTCCTGCGGAAGCAAG GTTACTATTAAGGAATGCCACAACGAAGATGCTCAATGTGCATTTGTCATTGACAAAATTTTAGAGATGACATCACATGACTCAAATGCTGACGTCTCCTTTGGCAATGTTGCGATTCTTTACCGGAGACAA GTCTCTGGAAAAGCATTCCAAGCATGTTTGCGAGACAGGAAAATACCTTTTAATACTCATGGGGTTGCCTTTTATCGGAAAAAG GTAATAAAAGCTATTATGGCATTACTGAGAACAACATTGCCTGATTGTGATGATGGCCCATTTCGACTTGCCTTCAAGGCACTTTTTCCTGGTGATAACGAAGAAAAGAAATTG GTTGTTGATTATGTTGAAAGGATTTCCTCAGCAAGAAAATGTAGCTTTTTGGCAGCTGCAAAAGACATTTTTCATGCAAAAGTTTCTGGTACTTTCAAAAG GTATCAACTTACTCAAGGACGCAAAGTATTATTTTCACTTGATATGATCTCCACGCTTGTAAGAAGA GAAAGTTCAATCTCAATGGTCATCTCTTCTGCAGCAAATATGTTACCTCAG AAATATCTTCTTGAAAAGCGTGCGATAGTTGATGCAGAAGGTGGGAAGTTTTTGAATGAGGACAATGACCTAAGATCA GTAGTTCAATATTTGATGGATGATGTGTCAGATTTCTTGTCCATGCATTTTACTAATTCAGAGGATCAAAACATTAGCAAAGAAGAAGGTTGTCGAAGCATACTCAAGTCCTTCATTGACTTCATAACTTTGAGAGAAACAGAAAATTTTCGATCTCGTAGgcaagaaaataaaaactctgTTACATTGACAACTATTCACCAG tcAAAAGGTCTAGAATGGGATGTTGTTTTCATCGTGAAG CTGCTTGTTCTGTGTTCAGGGAACTGGACATACAAGGACATTTTCAAGTTGGGTGTATATATT GCCAATGATAATGAAATTCCTTTGCTTCATGAATATAATGGTGTTCACCAAGGTGCAACAACTCTTGAG GAGGAGCGTAGGCTTCTATATGTTGCAATGACTCGTGCTCGAAAGAAGTTGTATATTGTGTATGTCATCATGGATTCCAGTTGGCAG TTACTCCAACCTTCACGTTTTCTTAACGAAATTCCAGATCGTCTTCTCGAGACACAG AGTGAGGCAGTTTCCAGAGATTTggtaatttcaaataaaattatttctaatTCAATGGGACTAGAAACATCAGATGAGAAGGTTCATGGAGATGTTAAGAAAATTGATGATATCTCCAGTTGTTTCAAAGGGATAACTGACATAGCCTTGAACAATAGTTTTCTGAAGAG GTTCAACATGGAAGACAGATCCATTGTGTCATTTTTATTTCATCAATGGGGAAAACGGCCTGCATTTCAACATCCTAGCCGGTTGGTTGATAAG ATCAGTTTTGTCATTGATGAACGTTTAAGGAACAAGACATACAAACATAAG GATGTTATGAGAATTCTCAAATCTTGCTTGAAAGATGATGATGCAATCAGTTATGCACAATAC GTGATAAAGTGGGAACAAATTCCTGCTGGACTTCGAGTACATTTAAATAGAGAAAAACag GAACACTTCCAAAAGCAAAGAATCGAGAACTCTATGGGTTCATCCAAAGCCACGCCTAAACAG ATTGCTTATCTACATAGTTTGGGGTGCACCATTAGTCCTTCCTCGCGCCTTCACGCCTCACGTCTGATAGAACAATATAAATCCTTGTGA
- the LOC121989029 gene encoding ATP-dependent DNA helicase SRS2-like protein At4g25120 isoform X2, with protein MEGAGENNRQVAVNCRLAEQGGSLAFRANKPFLVASKRSRHGLSPSPPSSSSKCRQRVPLSDITNGCLTPSSGTMIPWKERLDSVVSPAKSILDEDLDEAFLLEVDAICEKRSTVKKERLGEEVVENKGRVVGGYKDSGSCRQGGLFEDADDESLKLHKYWDYWKNLNDAQREAACSDTSVPLMIVAGPGSGKTSTMVGRVLTLLKEGIDPSNILAMTFTIAAASEMRDRIGIVAGKAVAKEIEISTFHSFCLQLCRKHAEKLGRTPDFLIYGPGQQRRAIIEALRLIMTRQKNASETVIQKLEEVHGTDIANSLKEKSKKWLKFVAQAKASGRTAEDCGINGDETGALILENYDKILASCNALDYHDFISSSVKLLTDFPEVYNECLNTWKAIVIDEFQDTSSMQYCLLKILASHNRVTIVGDEDQSIFSFNGADACGFDSFRRDFPTVKEVRLKKNYRSTKCIVEAASSLIQNNNKRCCIKQIETDNSCGSKVTIKECHNEDAQCAFVIDKILEMTSHDSNADVSFGNVAILYRRQVSGKAFQACLRDRKIPFNTHGVAFYRKKVIKAIMALLRTTLPDCDDGPFRLAFKALFPGDNEEKKLVVDYVERISSARKCSFLAAAKDIFHAKVSGTFKRYQLTQGRKVLFSLDMISTLVRRESSISMVISSAANMLPQKYLLEKRAIVDAEGGKFLNEDNDLRSVVQYLMDDVSDFLSMHFTNSEDQNISKEEGCRSILKSFIDFITLRETENFRSRRQENKNSVTLTTIHQSKGLEWDVVFIVKANDNEIPLLHEYNGVHQGATTLEEERRLLYVAMTRARKKLYIVYVIMDSSWQLLQPSRFLNEIPDRLLETQSEAVSRDLVISNKIISNSMGLETSDEKVHGDVKKIDDISSCFKGITDIALNNSFLKRFNMEDRSIVSFLFHQWGKRPAFQHPSRLVDKISFVIDERLRNKTYKHKDVMRILKSCLKDDDAISYAQYVIKWEQIPAGLRVHLNREKQEHFQKQRIENSMGSSKATPKQIAYLHSLGCTISPSSRLHASRLIEQYKSL; from the exons ATGGAGGGCGCCGGCGAAAACAATCGCCAAGTCGCCGTCAACTGCAGATTGGCCGAGCAAGGCGGTTCGCTCGCCTTCCGTGCGAACAAACCCTTCCTCGTCGCTAGCAAGAGATCCCGCCATGGACTCTCCCCTTCgcctccctcttcctcctccaa ATGCCGCCAAAGGGTTCCGCTTTCTGACATTACAAACGGCTGCTTGACTCCGTCTTCCGGAACCATGATACCTTGGAAAGAACGTCTGGATTCCGTTGTATCTCCAGCAAAAAGCATTCTTGATGAGGATCTTGACGAGGCGTTTCTCCTCGAGGTGGACGCCATATGTGAAAAGAGGTCAACAGTGAAGAAGGAAAGGTTAGGCGAGGAGGTGGTGGAAAATAAGGGACGTGTAGTGGGCGGATATAAGGACTCGGGTTCATGTAGGCAGGGGGGTTTATTCGAGGACGCTGATGATGAGTCTTTGAAGCTGCATAAGTACTGGGATTATTGGAAAAATCTTAATGATGCGCAGAGGGAAGCTGCCTGCAGTGACACTTCAGTCCCATTGATGATTGTTGCTGGCCCAGGAAGTGGAAAG ACATCCACAATGGTTGGGCGCGTGCTGACACTGCTCAAAGAG GGAATTGATCCATCCAACATCCTAGCAATGACTTTCACAATTGCTGCTGCATCAGAGATGAGGGATCGAATTGGAATAGTAGCTGGAAAAGCAGTTGCAAAAGAAATTGAAATCAGCACATTTCACTCATTTTGTTTGCAGCTTTGCAGGAAACATGCAGAAAA ATTGGGACGTACACCTGACTTCCTAATATATGGACCTGGGCAACAAAGACGGGCTATCATTGAGGCATTGCGTTTGATAATGACTCGCCAAAAAAATGCATCAGAAACAGTAATCCAGAAGCTTGAAGAAGTTCATGGTACTGATATTGCTAACTCTTTgaaggaaaagtccaagaagtGGCTAAAGTTTGTTGCACAG GCTAAGGCCTCTGGCAGAACAGCTGAAGACTGTGGTATAAATGGTGATGAAACTGGT GCTTTGATCCTTGAAAACTATGACAAGATTCTTGCCTCTTGCAATGCTTTGGATTATCATGATTTCATTAGCTCATCTGTGAAGTTACTTACTGATTTCCCTGAAG TTTACAATGAGTGTTTGAACACTTGGAAGGCAATTGTTATAGATGAATTTCAGGATACAAGTTCAATGCAGTATTGCCTTTTAAAGATTTTAGCTTCTCATAATCGTGTAACAATTGTTGGCGATGAAGATCAG TCCATATTCAGTTTTAATGGTGCTGATGCTTGTGGTTTTGACTCCTTTCGAAGAGACTTTCCTACTGTCAAAGAG GTTAGATTAAAGAAGAATTATCGCTCTACCAAATGCATTGTTGAGGCAGCTTCTTCTCTCATACAGAACAATAATAAACGTTGCTGTATTAAACAAATTGAGACTGATAATTCCTGCGGAAGCAAG GTTACTATTAAGGAATGCCACAACGAAGATGCTCAATGTGCATTTGTCATTGACAAAATTTTAGAGATGACATCACATGACTCAAATGCTGACGTCTCCTTTGGCAATGTTGCGATTCTTTACCGGAGACAA GTCTCTGGAAAAGCATTCCAAGCATGTTTGCGAGACAGGAAAATACCTTTTAATACTCATGGGGTTGCCTTTTATCGGAAAAAG GTAATAAAAGCTATTATGGCATTACTGAGAACAACATTGCCTGATTGTGATGATGGCCCATTTCGACTTGCCTTCAAGGCACTTTTTCCTGGTGATAACGAAGAAAAGAAATTG GTTGTTGATTATGTTGAAAGGATTTCCTCAGCAAGAAAATGTAGCTTTTTGGCAGCTGCAAAAGACATTTTTCATGCAAAAGTTTCTGGTACTTTCAAAAG GTATCAACTTACTCAAGGACGCAAAGTATTATTTTCACTTGATATGATCTCCACGCTTGTAAGAAGA GAAAGTTCAATCTCAATGGTCATCTCTTCTGCAGCAAATATGTTACCTCAG AAATATCTTCTTGAAAAGCGTGCGATAGTTGATGCAGAAGGTGGGAAGTTTTTGAATGAGGACAATGACCTAAGATCA GTAGTTCAATATTTGATGGATGATGTGTCAGATTTCTTGTCCATGCATTTTACTAATTCAGAGGATCAAAACATTAGCAAAGAAGAAGGTTGTCGAAGCATACTCAAGTCCTTCATTGACTTCATAACTTTGAGAGAAACAGAAAATTTTCGATCTCGTAGgcaagaaaataaaaactctgTTACATTGACAACTATTCACCAG tcAAAAGGTCTAGAATGGGATGTTGTTTTCATCGTGAAG GCCAATGATAATGAAATTCCTTTGCTTCATGAATATAATGGTGTTCACCAAGGTGCAACAACTCTTGAG GAGGAGCGTAGGCTTCTATATGTTGCAATGACTCGTGCTCGAAAGAAGTTGTATATTGTGTATGTCATCATGGATTCCAGTTGGCAG TTACTCCAACCTTCACGTTTTCTTAACGAAATTCCAGATCGTCTTCTCGAGACACAG AGTGAGGCAGTTTCCAGAGATTTggtaatttcaaataaaattatttctaatTCAATGGGACTAGAAACATCAGATGAGAAGGTTCATGGAGATGTTAAGAAAATTGATGATATCTCCAGTTGTTTCAAAGGGATAACTGACATAGCCTTGAACAATAGTTTTCTGAAGAG GTTCAACATGGAAGACAGATCCATTGTGTCATTTTTATTTCATCAATGGGGAAAACGGCCTGCATTTCAACATCCTAGCCGGTTGGTTGATAAG ATCAGTTTTGTCATTGATGAACGTTTAAGGAACAAGACATACAAACATAAG GATGTTATGAGAATTCTCAAATCTTGCTTGAAAGATGATGATGCAATCAGTTATGCACAATAC GTGATAAAGTGGGAACAAATTCCTGCTGGACTTCGAGTACATTTAAATAGAGAAAAACag GAACACTTCCAAAAGCAAAGAATCGAGAACTCTATGGGTTCATCCAAAGCCACGCCTAAACAG ATTGCTTATCTACATAGTTTGGGGTGCACCATTAGTCCTTCCTCGCGCCTTCACGCCTCACGTCTGATAGAACAATATAAATCCTTGTGA
- the LOC121989029 gene encoding ATP-dependent DNA helicase SRS2-like protein At4g25120 isoform X3 — MEGAGENNRQVAVNCRLAEQGGSLAFRANKPFLVASKRSRHGLSPSPPSSSSKCRQRVPLSDITNGCLTPSSGTMIPWKERLDSVVSPAKSILDEDLDEAFLLEVDAICEKRSTVKKERLGEEVVENKGRVVGGYKDSGSCRQGGLFEDADDESLKLHKYWDYWKNLNDAQREAACSDTSVPLMIVAGPGSGKTSTMVGRVLTLLKEGIDPSNILAMTFTIAAASEMRDRIGIVAGKAVAKEIEISTFHSFCLQLCRKHAEKLGRTPDFLIYGPGQQRRAIIEALRLIMTRQKNASETVIQKLEEVHGTDIANSLKEKSKKWLKFVAQAKASGRTAEDCGINGDETGALILENYDKILASCNALDYHDFISSSVKLLTDFPEVYNECLNTWKAIVIDEFQDTSSMQYCLLKILASHNRVTIVGDEDQSIFSFNGADACGFDSFRRDFPTVKEVRLKKNYRSTKCIVEAASSLIQNNNKRCCIKQIETDNSCGSKVTIKECHNEDAQCAFVIDKILEMTSHDSNADVSFGNVAILYRRQVSGKAFQACLRDRKIPFNTHGVAFYRKKVIKAIMALLRTTLPDCDDGPFRLAFKALFPGDNEEKKLVVDYVERISSARKCSFLAAAKDIFHAKVSGTFKRYQLTQGRKVLFSLDMISTLVRRESSISMVISSAANMLPQKYLLEKRAIVDAEGGKFLNEDNDLRSVVQYLMDDVSDFLSMHFTNSEDQNISKEEGCRSILKSFIDFITLRETENFRSRRQENKNSVTLTTIHQSKGLEWDVVFIVKLLVLCSGNWTYKDIFKLGVYIANDNEIPLLHEYNGVHQGATTLEEERRLLYVAMTRARKKLYIVYVIMDSSWQLLQPSRFLNEIPDRLLETQILEYTFLMSTC; from the exons ATGGAGGGCGCCGGCGAAAACAATCGCCAAGTCGCCGTCAACTGCAGATTGGCCGAGCAAGGCGGTTCGCTCGCCTTCCGTGCGAACAAACCCTTCCTCGTCGCTAGCAAGAGATCCCGCCATGGACTCTCCCCTTCgcctccctcttcctcctccaa ATGCCGCCAAAGGGTTCCGCTTTCTGACATTACAAACGGCTGCTTGACTCCGTCTTCCGGAACCATGATACCTTGGAAAGAACGTCTGGATTCCGTTGTATCTCCAGCAAAAAGCATTCTTGATGAGGATCTTGACGAGGCGTTTCTCCTCGAGGTGGACGCCATATGTGAAAAGAGGTCAACAGTGAAGAAGGAAAGGTTAGGCGAGGAGGTGGTGGAAAATAAGGGACGTGTAGTGGGCGGATATAAGGACTCGGGTTCATGTAGGCAGGGGGGTTTATTCGAGGACGCTGATGATGAGTCTTTGAAGCTGCATAAGTACTGGGATTATTGGAAAAATCTTAATGATGCGCAGAGGGAAGCTGCCTGCAGTGACACTTCAGTCCCATTGATGATTGTTGCTGGCCCAGGAAGTGGAAAG ACATCCACAATGGTTGGGCGCGTGCTGACACTGCTCAAAGAG GGAATTGATCCATCCAACATCCTAGCAATGACTTTCACAATTGCTGCTGCATCAGAGATGAGGGATCGAATTGGAATAGTAGCTGGAAAAGCAGTTGCAAAAGAAATTGAAATCAGCACATTTCACTCATTTTGTTTGCAGCTTTGCAGGAAACATGCAGAAAA ATTGGGACGTACACCTGACTTCCTAATATATGGACCTGGGCAACAAAGACGGGCTATCATTGAGGCATTGCGTTTGATAATGACTCGCCAAAAAAATGCATCAGAAACAGTAATCCAGAAGCTTGAAGAAGTTCATGGTACTGATATTGCTAACTCTTTgaaggaaaagtccaagaagtGGCTAAAGTTTGTTGCACAG GCTAAGGCCTCTGGCAGAACAGCTGAAGACTGTGGTATAAATGGTGATGAAACTGGT GCTTTGATCCTTGAAAACTATGACAAGATTCTTGCCTCTTGCAATGCTTTGGATTATCATGATTTCATTAGCTCATCTGTGAAGTTACTTACTGATTTCCCTGAAG TTTACAATGAGTGTTTGAACACTTGGAAGGCAATTGTTATAGATGAATTTCAGGATACAAGTTCAATGCAGTATTGCCTTTTAAAGATTTTAGCTTCTCATAATCGTGTAACAATTGTTGGCGATGAAGATCAG TCCATATTCAGTTTTAATGGTGCTGATGCTTGTGGTTTTGACTCCTTTCGAAGAGACTTTCCTACTGTCAAAGAG GTTAGATTAAAGAAGAATTATCGCTCTACCAAATGCATTGTTGAGGCAGCTTCTTCTCTCATACAGAACAATAATAAACGTTGCTGTATTAAACAAATTGAGACTGATAATTCCTGCGGAAGCAAG GTTACTATTAAGGAATGCCACAACGAAGATGCTCAATGTGCATTTGTCATTGACAAAATTTTAGAGATGACATCACATGACTCAAATGCTGACGTCTCCTTTGGCAATGTTGCGATTCTTTACCGGAGACAA GTCTCTGGAAAAGCATTCCAAGCATGTTTGCGAGACAGGAAAATACCTTTTAATACTCATGGGGTTGCCTTTTATCGGAAAAAG GTAATAAAAGCTATTATGGCATTACTGAGAACAACATTGCCTGATTGTGATGATGGCCCATTTCGACTTGCCTTCAAGGCACTTTTTCCTGGTGATAACGAAGAAAAGAAATTG GTTGTTGATTATGTTGAAAGGATTTCCTCAGCAAGAAAATGTAGCTTTTTGGCAGCTGCAAAAGACATTTTTCATGCAAAAGTTTCTGGTACTTTCAAAAG GTATCAACTTACTCAAGGACGCAAAGTATTATTTTCACTTGATATGATCTCCACGCTTGTAAGAAGA GAAAGTTCAATCTCAATGGTCATCTCTTCTGCAGCAAATATGTTACCTCAG AAATATCTTCTTGAAAAGCGTGCGATAGTTGATGCAGAAGGTGGGAAGTTTTTGAATGAGGACAATGACCTAAGATCA GTAGTTCAATATTTGATGGATGATGTGTCAGATTTCTTGTCCATGCATTTTACTAATTCAGAGGATCAAAACATTAGCAAAGAAGAAGGTTGTCGAAGCATACTCAAGTCCTTCATTGACTTCATAACTTTGAGAGAAACAGAAAATTTTCGATCTCGTAGgcaagaaaataaaaactctgTTACATTGACAACTATTCACCAG tcAAAAGGTCTAGAATGGGATGTTGTTTTCATCGTGAAG CTGCTTGTTCTGTGTTCAGGGAACTGGACATACAAGGACATTTTCAAGTTGGGTGTATATATT GCCAATGATAATGAAATTCCTTTGCTTCATGAATATAATGGTGTTCACCAAGGTGCAACAACTCTTGAG GAGGAGCGTAGGCTTCTATATGTTGCAATGACTCGTGCTCGAAAGAAGTTGTATATTGTGTATGTCATCATGGATTCCAGTTGGCAG TTACTCCAACCTTCACGTTTTCTTAACGAAATTCCAGATCGTCTTCTCGAGACACAG ATATTGGAGTATACATTCTTGATGAGTACATGTTAG